Proteins encoded together in one Plasmodium vivax chromosome 6, whole genome shotgun sequence window:
- a CDS encoding hypothetical protein, conserved (encoded by transcript PVX_111570A): protein MSWAQWWPHDPAPKTDSLDPYLVKVEKQKVYWYCACGTSKNQPWCDGTHKGSGRKPIMYIPQTSGYRLLSGCRQSTHLPHYDFSDLWVRANKNVPKAAVFTYVALFSFGIMTTWLFHP, encoded by the exons ATGAGTTGGGCACAGTGGTGGCCGCATGACCCAGCGCCCAAAACGGACTCCCTCGATCCGTACCTCGTCAAAGTGGAGAAGCAAAAG GTTTACTGGTACTGTGCCTGCGGGACGAGCAAAAACCAACCGTGGTGTGATGGAACCCACAAAGGGAGTG GAAGGAAGCCCATCATGTACATCCCACAGACGAGTGGATACAGACTTCTCAGTGGTTGCAGGCAGAGCACGCACCTCCCGCATTACGATTTTTCGGACCTGTGG GTCCGAGCGAATAAGAACGTCCCGAAGGCGGCCGTCTTTACGTACGTCGcgcttttttcatttggcaTTATGACCACCTGGTTGTTTCACCCGTAG
- a CDS encoding 4-hydroxy-3-methylbut-2-en-1-yl diphosphate synthase (GcpE), putative (encoded by transcript PVX_111575A; Possible apicoplast targeted protein. Curated by Stuart Ralph, Walter and Eliza Hall Institute of Medical Research, Australia.), translating into MVSLYFCAKIKKKKAPAKGLPTNVFAKVGKRDKQNVYLFLLGTTAKKSPNKVFSSEGRKNKKEGEKIKSVSSLTDEDKYNLIRDLKKYCECTKRYRRLPTREVPIDNIKIGGSNKIAIQTMTTCDTRNVDECVYQIKKCKELGADLIRLTVQGVQEAEASYHIKEKLLAQNITIPLVADIHFNPKISLMAADVFDKIRINPGNYVDGRKKWINKIYKTREEFDQGKLFIQEKFIPLIEKCKRLNRAIRIGTNHGSLSSRVLSFYGDTPLGMVESAFEFSDLCVQNNFFNVVFSMKASNAYIMIQSYRLLVARQYERMGNGLLFPLHLGVTEAGFGDNGRIKSYLGIGSLLYDGIGDTIRISLTEDPWEELTPCKTLIKNLKKRVFYDDHNEGGEEDGRVSPPGGSTSSKLLSFEEHFRNFNKMAKRNVEKREGVLHEECTIGNVVTEKELEDSLQIFKDLNLELDQNGNLKKGAKSTDIVVVPKLGGLSGRSWATLGRLAEAGVHLLAEYDEGDVAMLSSTTKGMDPVARNTLFYANLNHMQTLLQKHGGRIPLHSAAKGYVLLVNGKEDTHLVEQVFNQMKGKNPLPLFFLLKSDSIYEHVIATRRFNEIVNSLRINVPYVHYANVTSTSYDDMLVDSTLHVGTCLIDLMGDGLIINVASGEMKLSGHSKGGAKEAVKEAVSAGVKEAPNEAANEGAPSRVALNSFLALNILQDTRARLFKTDYIACPSCGRTLFNIQETTKRIMQLTGHLKGVKIAVMGCIVNGIGEMADAHFGYVGSAPKKIDLYYGKELVERNIPEEHACDKLVELIKKHNKWQDP; encoded by the coding sequence ATGGTATCCCTATATTTTTGcgccaaaataaaaaaaaaaaaagcgcccGCGAAAGGGCTTCCCACTAACGTATTCGCAAAGGTTGGCAAGCGAGACAAGCAAAATGTGTACCTCTTTCTGCTGGGCACCACCGCGAAGAAGAGTCCCAATAAGGTCTTCTCCTCGGAAGGGAGAAAGAATAagaaggagggggaaaaaataaaatcggTCAGTTCGCTAACAGATGAGGACAAATATAACCTCATCAGGGACTTAAAGAAATACTGCGAATGTACAAAGCGGTACAGGAGGCTCCCCACAAGGGAAGTACCCATCGACAACATCAAAATCGGGGGCAGCAACAAAATAGCCATTCAAACCATGACTACCTGCGACACGAGGAATGTAGATGAATGCGTttatcaaattaaaaagtgcaAAGAGTTGGGGGCAGATCTAATCAGATTGACCGTCCAAGGGGTGCAGGAAGCAGAGGCGAGTTACcacattaaagaaaaattgctaGCTCAAAATATTACCATTCCGCTAGTAGCAGACATACATTTTAATCCCAAAATTTCTCTCATGGCAGCAGATGTATTTGATAAAATACGCATAAACCCAGGGAATTACGTCGatgggaggaagaaatggaTCAATAAGATTTACAAAACGAGAGAAGAATTCGATCAagggaaattatttattcagGAGAAGTTCATCCCCTTGATTGAAAAGTGTAAGAGGTTAAATAGAGCCATACGAATCGGCACAAATCACGGCTCCCTATCTTCTAGGGTACTCTCTTTCTATGGGGATACCCCCTTAGGTATGGTCGAATCGGCGTTTGAATTTTCCGATTTGTGTGTACAGAATAACTTCTTCAATGTGGTTTTCTCCATGAAGGCTTCCAACGCGTATATAATGATACAGTCGTATAGGCTACTCGTGGCGAGGCAATATGAAAGGATGGGCAACGGGTTACTATTCCCACTGCATTTGGGCGTTACCGAAGCAGGGTTTGGGGATAACGGAAGGATAAAATCCTATTTGGGGATAGGTTCGCTGCTGTACGACGGGATAGGAGACACCATCAGGATTTCGTTAACTGAGGACCCTTGGGAGGAATTAACTCCTTGCAAAACgttgattaaaaatttaaaaaaaagagtctTTTATGATGACCATaatgaagggggagaagaagacggTAGGGTTTCTCCCCCAGGGGGTAGTACCTCCTCCAAATTGCTCTCCTTTGAGGAGCACTTTcgaaattttaacaaaatggcaaaaaggaaCGTCGAAAAGAGGGAAGGCGTGCTGCATGAGGAGTGCACCATCGGGAATGTAGTCACGGAGAAGGAGCTGGAAGATTcattgcaaatttttaaagactTGAATTTAGAGCTTGATCAAAATGGTAACCTCAAAAAGGGCGCCAAATCTACTGACATTGTTGTTGTCCCCAAATTGGGGGGGTTAAGTGGCAGATCGTGGGCGACCCTGGGGAGGCTGGCAGAGGCGGGCGTGCACTTGTTAGCGGAGTACGATGAGGGGGACGTGGCCATGCTGAGCAGTACCACCAAGGGGATGGACCCCGTTGCCCGGAACACCCTATTTTATGCCAACTTGAATCACATGCAGACCCTCCTGCAGAAGCACGGGGGGAGGATCCCACTGCACAGCGCCGCCAAGGGGTACGTACTGCTGGTCAACGGGAAGGAAGACACTCACCTGGTGGAGCAAGTGTTTAACCAaatgaaagggaaaaacccACTGCCCCTATTCTTCCTACTCAAATCAGACAGCATATACGAACACGTCATAGCTACCAGACGGTTCAACGAAATTGTAAATTCGCTGCGTATAAATGTGCCCTATGTGCACTATGCGAATGTCACCTCGACCAGCTACGACGACATGCTGGTCGATTCGACTCTCCACGTGGGGACTTGCCTAATCGATTTAATGGGAGACGGGTTGATTATCAATGTGGCGAGTGGGGAGATGAAGCTGAGTGGGCACTCCAAAGGGGGCGCTAAAGAGGCAGTTAAAGAAGCAGTTAGCGCGGGCGTTAAAGAGGCTCCTAACGAGGCTGCTAACGAGGGAGCCCCTTCTCGCGTGGCGCTGAACTCATTTCTCGCCCTGAACATCCTGCAGGACACACGGGCGCGTCTATTCAAAACGGACTACATTGCCTGCCCCTCTTGCGGCCGAACCCTTTTTAACATACAAGAGACGACGAAAAGGATTATGCAACTGACTGGCCATTTGAAGGGAGTTAAAATTGCAGTCATGGGGTGCATTGTCAATGGCATTGGCGAAATGGCGGATGCTCATTTTGGTTATGTAGGAAgtgcccccaaaaaaatagacCTATATTACGGGAAAGAACTCGTCGAGAGAAACATCCCTGAGGAGCACGCCTGCGACAAACTTGTGGAGCTCATCAAGAAGCATAACAAGTGGCAGGACCCGTAG
- a CDS encoding hypothetical protein, conserved (encoded by transcript PVX_111565A): MEEDDAKQTLFRRKTAQRNGEGCRMCRKKYWKCISTCLTWEAVLLVVHVLVFLIIFYKWVKDGRLDQVNKKLFRTYKSAGHFLQGVLFVLLIVPFRFNKRVIKWIFNFAMKNETPADEGRRDGCQEPYGDIEENKLGNYLSNEEEDDAGGSERNSAMNTALSSLDDDNGGSLPVGNLPVGNLPVDDHFAETTELDAGRRDGHPQLSRIGSTTNSTRGGNGMGGHQNGSAGKNTSGERSAMNRRRKGSSCSSDSLSGEHTNGSIPLCESFVNSLVFPINTPKYRREEVQYFFLCAKLFSKKKISFLFFLKYGCSFILMVAYPLYNLVKRKMLHKYFYFTSYYMNAFDFASGLLAGFLFVLVYGVVKFLANLYMNRKNEKFHFYESYPFLGDVHCLCDENVRIVIYNNPHLKGMAVHYFNSYETYRCFLFIGILILFLVCVCSFAFSLSSMGAPAPVAGGRVEVGL; this comes from the coding sequence atggaggaggacgacgcgAAGCAAACCCTGTTTAGGCGAAAAACCGCGCAGAGGAACGGGGAGGGGTGCCGAATGTGCCGAAAGAAATATTGGAAGTGCATTAGCACGTGCTTGACCTGGGAAGCGGTGCTCCTGGTGGTGCACGTATTAGTTTTTCTCATCATATTCTACAAATGGGTGAAGGATGGAAGGTTGGACCAGGTGAATAAGAAGCTCTTCAGGACCTACAAGAGTGCGGGTCATTTCCTGCAGGGGGTTTTATTCGTCTTGCTGATTGTGCCCTTCAGATTTAACAAAAGGGTTATAAAATGGATTTTTAACTTTGCCATGAAAAATGAGACACCCGCGGATGAGGGCAGACGGGACGGGTGCCAGGAACCGTATGGAGATATTGAAGAGAACAAACTGGGGAACTACCTCTccaatgaggaggaggacgacgcgGGGGGGAGTGAAAGGAACTCGGCCATGAACACCGCGCTGAGCAGTTTAGATGATGATAATGGGGGCAGCCTGCCAGTGGGCAACCTTCCTGTGGGCAACCTTCCTGTGGACGACCACTTTGCAGAGACAACCGAGTTGGACGCGGGAAGGAGAGACGGCCACCCCCAGCTCAGCCGAATCGGCAGTACTACTAACAGTACCAGAGGTGGAAACGGCATGGGGGGCCACCAGAACGGAAGCGCTGGAAAGAATACCTCCGGGGAGCGCTCAGCCATGAACAGGAGAAGGAAGGGGAGCAGCTGCAGCAGTGACAGTCTAAGCGGCGAACACACAAACGGAAGCATCCCCTTGTGCGAATCGTTTGTTAACAGTTTGGTCTTCCCAATCAACACCCCAAAATATAGAAGAGAGGAAGTACAGTACTTCTTCCTATGTGCaaagttattttcaaaaaaaaaaatttcttttctttttttcctcaagtATGGCTGTTCCTTCATCCTAATGGTTGCCTATCCGCTGTACAATTtagtgaagaggaagatgctccacaaatatttttactttacgTCGTATTATATGAATGCATTTGACTTCGCATCGGGTCTACTAGCGGGATTTCTCTTCGTCTTAGTATACGGAGTAGTGAAGTTTTTGGCCAACCTCTatatgaacagaaaaaatgagaagttTCACTTTTACGAGAGCTATCCCTTTCTGGGGGATGTGCACTGCCTATGTGATGAGAACGTCCggattgttatatataataacccTCACCTGAAGGGCATGGCGGTACATTACTTTAATTCTTATGAGACGTACaggtgttttctttttattgggattttaattttgttccttGTGTGCGTCTGctcctttgccttttccctttcctcgATGGGAGCCCCTGCGCCCGTTGCGGGGGGCCGCGTGGAAGTGGGCCTGTGA